One window of the Kallotenue papyrolyticum genome contains the following:
- a CDS encoding Gfo/Idh/MocA family protein, which produces MSDATGFTSMAGPRASGSAPEIGVGMLGYAFMGKAHTNALKKLPYMIYPPPAIPRLVAICGRDQTAVAEAARRYGYERFYTDWHQLIEDEQVQLFDNGGPNDQHAEPCIAAAQAGKHILCEKPLARNAEEAKAMLDAVTAAGVKHMVAFNYRFVPAVRLAYDLIKSGRLGRIYHFRAVYLQEWIMPHYGTPLIWRLRKAQAGSGALGDLGAHIIDLGRFLVGEITAVSAMTRTFIEERPLPDGSGSGKVDVDDAFVATVAFDNGAIGSVEATRFAAGRKNFNSFEINGEKGSLRFNLERLNELEVFWVDEQPRETQGFHQVLVSEPYHPFWTHWWPQGHIIGWEHTFVHEMAHLLDCIVNNKDVAPLGATFEDGYRNAVICDAILESAASKRQVDVRF; this is translated from the coding sequence ATGAGTGATGCGACGGGATTCACCTCGATGGCCGGGCCGCGCGCCAGCGGCAGCGCGCCCGAGATCGGCGTCGGCATGTTGGGCTATGCCTTCATGGGCAAGGCGCACACCAACGCGCTCAAAAAGCTGCCGTACATGATCTACCCACCGCCGGCCATCCCGCGGCTGGTGGCGATCTGCGGTCGTGACCAGACGGCCGTGGCCGAAGCGGCGCGGCGCTACGGCTACGAACGCTTCTACACCGACTGGCATCAACTGATCGAGGATGAGCAGGTCCAGCTCTTCGACAATGGCGGCCCCAACGATCAGCATGCCGAGCCCTGCATCGCCGCGGCGCAGGCCGGCAAGCACATTCTGTGCGAAAAGCCGTTGGCGCGCAACGCCGAAGAGGCCAAAGCCATGCTCGACGCGGTGACCGCCGCCGGCGTCAAGCATATGGTAGCCTTCAACTACCGCTTCGTGCCGGCGGTGCGGCTGGCCTACGATCTGATCAAAAGCGGACGCCTGGGACGCATCTACCACTTCCGCGCGGTGTACCTCCAGGAATGGATCATGCCGCACTACGGCACGCCGCTGATCTGGCGGTTGCGCAAGGCGCAGGCCGGCAGCGGCGCGCTGGGCGACCTCGGCGCGCATATCATCGACCTGGGACGTTTCCTGGTGGGCGAGATCACCGCCGTTAGCGCCATGACGCGCACCTTTATCGAGGAGCGGCCCCTGCCCGACGGCAGCGGCAGCGGTAAGGTCGATGTCGATGATGCTTTTGTCGCGACGGTGGCCTTCGACAACGGCGCGATCGGCAGCGTGGAAGCCACGCGCTTCGCCGCGGGCCGTAAAAACTTCAACTCGTTCGAGATCAATGGCGAGAAGGGTAGTCTGCGCTTCAACCTGGAGCGCCTCAACGAGCTGGAGGTCTTTTGGGTCGATGAGCAGCCGCGCGAGACGCAGGGCTTCCACCAGGTGCTGGTCAGCGAGCCCTACCATCCCTTCTGGACGCACTGGTGGCCGCAGGGCCATATCATCGGCTGGGAGCATACCTTTGTGCACGAGATGGCCCACCTGCTCGATTGCATCGTCAACAACAAGGACGTGGCGCCGCTGGGCGCGACCTTCGAGGATGGCTACCGCAACGCCGTGATCTGCGACGCGATCCTCGAATCCGCCGCCAGCAAGCGCCAGGTGGACGTGCGCTTCTGA
- a CDS encoding queuosine precursor transporter gives MADRHAVLHHGDERHSTWFVALVALFVTSLIVSNIAAVKPIQLLGLTMDAGNILFPLSYICGDVLTEVYGYRRARLVIWLGFACNLLAVGAFLLGLHLPAPPEWDGQAAYERILGFTPRLLLASVCGYLLGEFSNAAVLARLKTLTRGRLLWTRTIGSTLVGQGLDSTVFVLIAFVGVLPNALLLTMILSQWLFKVAYEAAATPLTYLVVNALKRREGLDVYDYPPRPLRLGQA, from the coding sequence TTGGCCGACCGCCATGCCGTGTTGCACCATGGCGACGAACGGCATTCGACCTGGTTCGTCGCGCTGGTGGCGCTGTTTGTGACCAGCCTGATCGTGTCCAACATTGCCGCGGTCAAGCCGATCCAGCTCTTGGGCCTGACCATGGATGCCGGCAACATTCTGTTTCCGCTGAGTTACATCTGCGGCGACGTGCTGACCGAGGTGTATGGCTACCGCCGCGCGCGGCTGGTGATCTGGTTGGGCTTTGCCTGCAACTTGCTGGCCGTGGGCGCGTTTCTGCTCGGCCTGCACCTGCCCGCGCCACCGGAATGGGATGGCCAGGCAGCCTACGAGCGCATCCTGGGCTTTACACCGCGCCTGCTGCTGGCTTCGGTGTGCGGCTACCTGCTGGGTGAGTTCTCCAACGCTGCGGTGTTGGCGCGGCTCAAGACCCTGACGCGTGGCCGCCTGCTCTGGACGCGGACGATCGGTTCGACGCTGGTCGGTCAGGGCCTCGATTCGACCGTGTTCGTACTGATCGCCTTTGTTGGCGTGCTGCCCAACGCGCTGCTGCTGACGATGATTCTGTCGCAGTGGCTGTTCAAGGTGGCCTATGAAGCCGCCGCCACGCCACTGACCTACCTGGTGGTCAACGCGCTCAAGCGCCGCGAAGGCCTGGACGTATACGACTATCCGCCGCGGCCGCTGAGGCTGGGCCAGGCCTAG
- a CDS encoding ThuA domain-containing protein yields MNVRVTVWNEYRHERHNEQVRRIYPEGMHTTIAAALRAEGFAVRTATLDEPEHGLSEEVLAATDVLIWWGHLAHDEVRDAVVERVHARVLDGMGLIVLHSGHFSKIFKRLMGTTCNLKWRVGNDRERLWVVAPGHPIAAGLGERIEIEHEEMYGEPFDVPPPETLVFVSWFSGGEVFRSGACYTRGQGRIFYFRPGHETMPTYHHPDVQRVIANAARWAAPTPGAARVFGNAAPLETR; encoded by the coding sequence ATGAACGTACGCGTGACTGTCTGGAACGAGTACCGTCACGAGCGCCACAACGAACAGGTGCGGCGCATCTACCCGGAGGGCATGCACACCACGATCGCGGCAGCGCTGCGCGCCGAGGGCTTTGCCGTGCGCACAGCCACGCTGGACGAGCCGGAGCATGGTCTGAGCGAGGAGGTGCTGGCCGCCACCGACGTGCTGATCTGGTGGGGCCACCTGGCGCACGACGAGGTGCGCGACGCAGTGGTCGAGCGCGTCCATGCGCGCGTGCTGGACGGCATGGGCCTGATCGTCCTCCATTCCGGCCACTTCTCGAAGATCTTCAAACGCCTGATGGGCACGACCTGCAATCTGAAGTGGCGCGTAGGCAACGATCGTGAGCGGCTGTGGGTGGTAGCGCCCGGCCATCCGATCGCCGCCGGGCTGGGCGAGCGCATCGAGATCGAGCACGAGGAGATGTACGGCGAGCCCTTCGATGTGCCGCCGCCTGAAACCCTGGTGTTTGTGAGCTGGTTCAGCGGCGGCGAGGTCTTTCGCAGCGGCGCGTGCTACACGCGCGGACAGGGCAGAATCTTCTACTTCCGGCCTGGGCACGAAACCATGCCCACCTACCACCACCCCGATGTCCAGCGCGTGATCGCCAATGCCGCGCGCTGGGCCGCGCCCACGCCGGGCGCAGCGCGTGTCTTCGGCAACGCCGCGCCGCTGGAGACGCGCTAG
- a CDS encoding Gfo/Idh/MocA family protein, which translates to MNSSNPVAPLRVGVVGLGFAGETHLKAYLQIPGVEVVALAGLEEAKLRQLGTTYGVPHLYRDWQDLMARDDLDIVSVCTPNYLHAPIAIAALDLGRHVLCEKPLARTAAEAEAIVAAARRNRRVLQVAFNHRMRGDVQVLKRYIAAGSLGRIYHAKASWMRRYGIPGMGSWFTSKEMAGGGPLIDLGVHVLDLALYLLDEPEVVSVSAATYAELGPRGRGARVGDDKMQVTTAFEVEDLATAFLRLRDGGTILLEASWATYSSAGDDFGVALYGSEGGAEIKVRNYNWEDTLRIFTDVAGVPAEISPRLSKGEGHLGIVRDFIAAIRSGDWVAHDGSGGLYRARIIDACYASALRGREVALSEIVAPSQIAATLEETGA; encoded by the coding sequence ATGAACAGCAGCAATCCTGTAGCTCCGTTACGCGTCGGCGTGGTCGGTCTGGGCTTTGCCGGCGAAACCCATCTCAAAGCCTACCTGCAGATTCCGGGCGTCGAGGTGGTGGCGCTAGCCGGACTGGAGGAGGCCAAACTGCGCCAGTTGGGCACGACCTATGGCGTGCCGCACCTGTACCGTGACTGGCAGGACCTGATGGCGCGCGACGATCTGGACATCGTCAGCGTGTGCACGCCCAACTACCTGCACGCGCCGATCGCCATTGCGGCGCTGGACCTGGGTCGGCACGTGCTCTGCGAGAAGCCGCTGGCGCGCACTGCCGCCGAGGCCGAAGCGATCGTCGCCGCGGCCCGGCGCAACCGGCGCGTGCTCCAGGTAGCCTTCAATCACCGCATGCGCGGCGATGTGCAGGTGCTCAAGCGCTACATCGCTGCCGGTAGCCTGGGACGCATCTACCATGCCAAGGCCAGCTGGATGCGCCGCTACGGCATCCCCGGTATGGGTAGCTGGTTCACCAGCAAAGAAATGGCCGGCGGTGGGCCGTTGATCGACCTGGGCGTGCACGTGCTCGATCTGGCGCTCTACCTGCTGGACGAGCCGGAGGTCGTCAGCGTCAGCGCGGCGACCTACGCCGAACTGGGGCCGCGCGGGCGTGGCGCGCGCGTCGGCGACGACAAGATGCAGGTGACGACCGCCTTCGAGGTCGAGGACCTGGCCACCGCCTTTCTGCGGTTGCGCGACGGCGGCACGATCCTGCTGGAGGCCAGTTGGGCGACCTACAGCAGCGCCGGCGACGATTTCGGCGTGGCACTCTACGGCAGCGAGGGTGGCGCCGAGATCAAGGTGCGCAACTACAACTGGGAGGATACGCTGCGCATCTTCACCGACGTGGCGGGCGTGCCCGCCGAGATCAGCCCGCGTCTGAGCAAGGGTGAGGGTCATCTGGGCATTGTGCGCGACTTCATCGCCGCGATCCGCAGCGGCGACTGGGTCGCCCATGACGGCAGCGGCGGCCTGTATCGCGCGCGGATCATCGACGCCTGCTACGCCTCGGCGCTGCGCGGTCGCGAAGTAGCGCTGAGCGAGATCGTCGCGCCGTCGCAGATCGCCGCTACTCTGGAGGAGACAGGAGCATGA
- a CDS encoding 8-oxoguanine deaminase gives MTRSLLIRHAELLVTLDDADRRWSDGGLYIEDRQIVQLGPSATLPASADEVIEARGLILLPGLVNTHHHFFQTLTRNVPAAQNASLFQWLRTLYPIWANLTPEAIRVSTQTALVELMLSGCTTTSDHTYLWPNGARLDDQIEAAQTIGVRFHAARGAMSLGESRGGLPPDRLVEDEAAMLRDARRLIEQYHDPSRFAMLRIVLAPCSPFSVSPALMRESIALARAYGVHAHTHLAETRDEAAYCQAAFGRTPVELAEELGWIGPDVWHAHMVHPSGDEIIRLGRTRTGVAHCPTSNMRLASGIAPLRALQQAGARVGLGVDGSASNDSSHLLAEARQALLLQRVGGDPAALTAPEALRLATRGGAATLGRDDIGYLAPGMAADVIGYRLESLPLAGGAVHDPLAALVFCQPPNVNLSVINGRVRVRNGEPVDIDLPRLIARHNAIARALLRGERPTSSFGG, from the coding sequence ATGACGCGTTCGCTGCTGATTCGTCATGCCGAGCTGCTGGTGACGCTGGATGATGCCGACCGGCGCTGGAGCGACGGCGGTCTGTACATCGAAGACCGGCAGATCGTGCAGCTCGGTCCGAGCGCCACACTGCCGGCCAGCGCCGACGAGGTAATCGAGGCGCGCGGCTTGATCCTCTTGCCAGGGCTGGTCAACACCCACCACCATTTCTTCCAGACGCTGACACGCAACGTACCGGCGGCGCAGAATGCCTCCCTGTTTCAGTGGCTGCGTACGCTCTATCCGATCTGGGCCAACCTGACTCCCGAGGCGATACGCGTCAGCACGCAGACGGCGCTGGTCGAGCTGATGCTTTCGGGCTGCACGACTACTAGCGACCATACGTATCTCTGGCCCAACGGCGCGCGGCTGGATGACCAGATCGAGGCCGCGCAGACCATCGGCGTGCGCTTCCATGCCGCGCGTGGCGCAATGTCGCTAGGCGAGTCGCGCGGTGGTCTGCCGCCGGATCGCTTGGTCGAGGACGAAGCAGCCATGCTGCGCGATGCGCGCCGGCTGATCGAGCAGTACCATGACCCGTCACGGTTTGCCATGCTGCGCATTGTGTTGGCACCGTGCTCGCCGTTTTCAGTCTCGCCCGCGCTGATGCGCGAGAGCATCGCGCTGGCGCGGGCCTATGGTGTGCATGCGCATACGCATCTGGCCGAGACGCGCGACGAAGCGGCCTACTGCCAGGCGGCCTTTGGCCGCACGCCCGTGGAACTGGCCGAGGAGCTGGGCTGGATCGGGCCGGACGTCTGGCATGCGCACATGGTGCATCCATCCGGCGACGAGATCATCCGGTTGGGACGCACCCGCACGGGTGTGGCCCACTGCCCGACATCCAACATGCGCCTGGCATCGGGGATCGCGCCGCTGCGCGCGCTCCAGCAGGCCGGCGCGCGCGTGGGGCTGGGCGTGGATGGATCGGCCTCCAACGACAGCTCGCATCTGCTGGCTGAGGCGCGTCAAGCCCTGCTGCTGCAGCGCGTCGGCGGCGATCCCGCCGCGCTGACCGCGCCCGAAGCGCTGCGGCTGGCTACGCGTGGCGGCGCGGCAACCCTGGGCCGCGACGACATCGGCTATCTTGCTCCGGGCATGGCCGCCGATGTGATCGGCTACCGGCTGGAGAGCCTGCCGCTGGCCGGCGGCGCCGTCCATGATCCGCTGGCCGCGCTGGTCTTCTGCCAGCCGCCCAACGTTAATCTCAGCGTGATCAACGGCCGCGTGCGCGTGCGCAACGGCGAGCCGGTCGATATCGATCTGCCCCGGCTGATCGCGCGTCACAATGCGATCGCCCGCGCGCTGCTGCGTGGCGAACGGCCCACATCCTCATTCGGCGGGTAA
- a CDS encoding DUF3830 family protein gives MTLLGISVGPFMFTARMEEAAPQTCAAFRRLLPYRQKIIHARWSGEACWIPLGDFDLGVGYENHTSFPSRGEILFYPGGLSETEILLPYGSTRFASKVGQLAGNHFLTIVDGRERLAEMGRLVLWQGAQDIVFEALPADLPAE, from the coding sequence ATGACGCTGCTAGGTATTAGCGTTGGACCGTTTATGTTCACGGCACGTATGGAGGAGGCCGCGCCGCAGACCTGCGCCGCGTTCCGGCGTTTGCTGCCCTACCGCCAGAAGATCATCCATGCGCGCTGGAGCGGCGAAGCGTGCTGGATCCCGCTGGGCGACTTCGATCTGGGCGTGGGCTACGAGAACCACACCAGCTTCCCTTCGCGCGGCGAGATCCTGTTCTACCCTGGCGGCCTGAGCGAAACCGAGATCCTGTTGCCCTACGGCAGCACGCGCTTCGCCAGCAAGGTAGGCCAGCTGGCCGGCAATCACTTCCTGACGATCGTCGATGGCCGCGAGCGCCTGGCCGAGATGGGGCGGCTGGTGCTCTGGCAGGGTGCGCAGGATATCGTGTTCGAGGCGCTGCCCGCCGACTTACCCGCCGAATGA
- a CDS encoding xanthine dehydrogenase family protein molybdopterin-binding subunit — MTSPLIGAALPRPDALGKVTGAARYPADLIRPGMLHLKVVFAGRPHARIVAIDPAPALSHPGVVAVLTADDVPFNAFGLIDADQPVLCGDKVRFVGDKVALVVAETPQAAERGAALVAVRYADLPLVSDARAALAPDAPLVHDARGSNLLGHVPIRKGDVTRGFAEADIVLEGEFSTTWQEHAFLQPEAGIAFVDEQGRVVVETAGQWLHEDRRQIAAMLQLPEEQVVIRYAAIGGAFGGREDLSVQHLLALAAWKLRRPVAIVWRRDESMIAHHKRHPMQIRCRWGARRDGRITAVEAELLADGGAYASTSIEVIKIATLFASGCYEVPNIKADGYVAYTNNVPSGAFRGFGAPQAQFAAEIMVTRLAQALDLDPVEFRRRNLYREGSIEPTQHPLPPGVSALAVLERCAAEARQRLGASGTAGAAEQTRSHLRRGVGLACGIKNIGYSFGYPEQATATVELHGAAQPEHAHVRVGAADVGQGAHLALRMIAAATLGLPPERVIMFTDDSSVAPNAGSASASRLTLMAGRAVHDAALQALAAWADEERPARATVQYRPPATTPLDPLTTAGRPNYAYGYAAQAVEVEVNLLTGQVQVLQVISVHDVGRAINRQQVEGQIEGAVAQALGYALLEHFQMRDGQVLTPHFSTYLLPTTLDMPAAIVPIILELGDANGPFGARGVAEMPLVPLAPAIAAAIHAATGVWLTQQPMTPERVLAALHARQGGAA, encoded by the coding sequence ATGACATCACCCTTGATCGGCGCAGCCTTGCCGCGCCCCGATGCGCTGGGCAAGGTGACCGGCGCTGCGCGCTATCCGGCCGATCTGATCCGGCCGGGCATGCTACACCTCAAGGTCGTGTTTGCCGGACGCCCCCACGCGCGCATTGTGGCGATCGATCCCGCGCCGGCGCTGAGCCATCCCGGCGTGGTAGCGGTACTGACCGCCGATGACGTGCCATTCAACGCCTTCGGGCTGATCGATGCCGATCAACCAGTGCTGTGCGGCGACAAAGTACGCTTTGTCGGCGATAAGGTGGCGCTGGTGGTGGCCGAGACGCCCCAGGCTGCCGAGCGGGGCGCGGCGCTGGTGGCGGTGCGCTATGCCGATCTGCCGCTGGTGAGCGATGCGCGCGCCGCGCTGGCGCCCGACGCTCCGCTGGTGCACGACGCGCGCGGCAGCAACCTACTGGGCCATGTTCCGATCCGCAAAGGCGACGTGACACGCGGCTTCGCCGAGGCCGACATCGTACTAGAGGGCGAGTTCAGCACCACCTGGCAGGAACACGCTTTTTTGCAGCCCGAGGCGGGGATCGCCTTTGTCGATGAGCAGGGGCGCGTCGTGGTGGAGACCGCCGGCCAGTGGCTGCACGAGGACCGACGTCAGATCGCAGCCATGCTGCAACTGCCCGAAGAGCAGGTGGTGATCCGCTATGCGGCGATCGGTGGCGCGTTCGGCGGACGTGAAGACCTGTCGGTGCAGCACCTGCTGGCGCTGGCCGCCTGGAAGCTGCGCCGGCCGGTGGCGATCGTCTGGCGGCGCGACGAGTCGATGATCGCCCACCACAAGCGCCATCCGATGCAGATTCGCTGCCGCTGGGGCGCGCGACGCGACGGCCGCATCACCGCGGTGGAGGCCGAGCTGCTGGCCGACGGCGGAGCCTACGCCTCGACCAGCATCGAGGTGATCAAGATCGCTACGCTCTTCGCCTCCGGGTGCTATGAGGTGCCCAACATCAAGGCCGATGGCTACGTGGCCTACACCAACAACGTGCCCAGCGGCGCGTTCCGTGGTTTTGGCGCGCCCCAGGCGCAGTTTGCCGCCGAGATCATGGTCACGCGTCTGGCGCAGGCGCTGGACCTTGATCCGGTCGAGTTCCGGCGCCGCAACCTCTACCGCGAGGGCAGCATCGAGCCGACGCAGCATCCGTTGCCGCCGGGCGTCAGCGCGCTGGCGGTGCTGGAGCGCTGCGCCGCAGAGGCGCGGCAACGCCTGGGCGCGTCCGGGACAGCCGGCGCCGCCGAGCAGACGCGCAGCCATCTGCGGCGGGGCGTAGGCCTGGCCTGTGGCATCAAAAACATCGGCTATTCGTTCGGCTATCCCGAACAGGCGACCGCGACGGTCGAGCTGCATGGCGCCGCCCAGCCCGAACATGCCCATGTACGCGTCGGCGCGGCGGATGTCGGCCAGGGCGCGCACCTGGCGCTGCGCATGATCGCCGCCGCAACGCTCGGCCTGCCGCCGGAGCGGGTGATCATGTTCACCGATGACAGCAGCGTGGCGCCCAACGCCGGCAGCGCCTCGGCCTCGCGCTTGACGCTGATGGCGGGCCGCGCCGTGCACGACGCAGCGTTGCAGGCGCTGGCTGCCTGGGCCGATGAGGAACGACCGGCGCGCGCAACCGTGCAGTACCGTCCGCCAGCGACCACGCCGCTCGACCCGCTGACGACCGCCGGGCGACCCAACTATGCCTATGGCTATGCCGCGCAGGCGGTGGAGGTGGAGGTCAACCTGCTGACCGGCCAGGTGCAGGTGCTGCAGGTGATCAGCGTGCACGATGTCGGCCGGGCGATCAACCGCCAGCAGGTCGAGGGTCAGATCGAGGGCGCTGTGGCGCAGGCACTGGGCTATGCCCTGCTGGAACACTTCCAGATGCGCGACGGCCAGGTGCTGACGCCACACTTCAGCACCTATCTGCTGCCGACGACGCTGGATATGCCTGCCGCGATTGTGCCGATCATTCTGGAGCTGGGCGACGCCAACGGCCCCTTTGGCGCGCGCGGCGTGGCCGAAATGCCGCTGGTGCCGCTGGCGCCCGCCATCGCCGCCGCGATCCACGCCGCCACGGGCGTGTGGCTCACGCAGCAGCCCATGACGCCCGAACGTGTGCTGGCCGCGCTTCACGCCCGGCAGGGAGGTGCTGCATGA
- a CDS encoding FAD binding domain-containing protein — protein sequence MWQTYWQPTTLDEALRLLREHGHQARIVAGGTDVLVELQRGIRPTDTLIDISRVAGLRYARLEHGSLRLGALTTHNDVIAVDACTQAALPLAQACWEVGAPQIRTRATVAGNLVTASPANDTITPLMALDAELVLTTLDGERIVPLREFYTGVRRTVLRPDELLREIRVPALTADQRGLFLKLGLRRAQAISVVNVALVVRFDGECVVQARIALGCVAPTVVRAHEAESFLIGKRLDAASCAAAGQLAGSAIAPIDDLRGSAWYRRVTVSRLVAHGLQRIAAGEHAAGWPLRPVLLETASPRAAAPPAPGAPLSAVQTTINGRPSTLAGAHTKTLLDAMRQDAGLTGPKEGCAEGECGACTVWLDGQAVMACLVPAAQAHGATVTTIEGLGSAQLHPLQEAFIARGAVQCGFCIPGMLMAGAKLLQEHPRPDLTTAQIALSGNICRCTGYRKILEAVLDAGGAL from the coding sequence ATGTGGCAGACCTACTGGCAACCCACGACCCTTGATGAGGCGCTGCGTCTGCTGCGCGAGCACGGCCATCAGGCGCGCATCGTGGCGGGTGGGACCGACGTGTTGGTCGAGCTTCAGCGCGGCATCCGGCCGACCGACACCCTGATCGACATCAGCCGCGTGGCGGGTCTGCGCTACGCGCGGCTGGAGCACGGCAGCCTGCGGCTTGGCGCGCTGACCACTCACAACGACGTGATCGCTGTGGATGCCTGCACGCAGGCAGCGCTGCCGCTGGCGCAGGCCTGCTGGGAGGTGGGCGCGCCCCAGATCCGTACGCGCGCGACGGTCGCCGGCAACCTGGTGACGGCCTCGCCGGCCAACGACACGATCACGCCGCTCATGGCACTGGACGCCGAGCTGGTGCTGACCACTCTCGACGGCGAGCGCATCGTGCCGTTGCGCGAGTTCTACACCGGCGTGCGGCGCACGGTGCTGCGTCCCGATGAGCTGCTGCGCGAGATCCGCGTGCCGGCGCTAACTGCCGATCAGCGCGGCCTGTTTCTGAAGCTTGGCCTGCGTCGGGCCCAGGCGATTTCGGTCGTCAACGTCGCGCTGGTGGTGCGCTTCGACGGCGAGTGCGTCGTGCAGGCGCGCATCGCGCTCGGTTGCGTTGCGCCAACGGTTGTGCGCGCGCACGAGGCCGAAAGCTTTTTGATCGGCAAGCGCCTGGACGCAGCGAGCTGCGCCGCGGCGGGACAACTGGCCGGCAGCGCGATCGCGCCCATCGACGATCTGCGCGGCTCGGCCTGGTACCGTCGCGTCACGGTCAGCCGGCTGGTAGCGCACGGCCTGCAACGCATCGCCGCCGGCGAGCACGCAGCAGGCTGGCCGCTACGGCCGGTGTTGTTGGAGACCGCCTCCCCGCGCGCGGCAGCGCCACCCGCGCCGGGCGCGCCACTCAGCGCTGTGCAGACCACGATCAACGGTCGTCCCTCAACTCTCGCGGGCGCGCACACCAAGACCCTGCTCGACGCCATGCGCCAGGACGCCGGCCTGACCGGGCCCAAGGAGGGCTGCGCCGAGGGTGAGTGCGGCGCCTGTACCGTCTGGCTGGATGGCCAGGCGGTGATGGCCTGTCTGGTGCCGGCGGCACAGGCGCATGGAGCGACGGTGACGACGATCGAGGGACTGGGCAGCGCGCAGCTGCATCCGCTCCAGGAGGCCTTCATCGCGCGCGGCGCGGTGCAGTGCGGCTTCTGCATCCCCGGCATGCTGATGGCCGGCGCGAAGCTGCTCCAGGAACATCCACGGCCCGACCTGACCACGGCGCAGATCGCCCTGAGCGGCAACATCTGTCGCTGTACCGGCTACCGCAAGATTCTGGAGGCTGTGCTTGACGCAGGAGGCGCGCTATGA
- a CDS encoding allantoinase encodes MSRYDLIVRGATLVSGTAEYRADLAIADGLIAALEPELTGSAAEEIDARGLHLFPGLIDAHVHFNAPGRADWEGFATGTRALAAGGVTSYCDMPLNAHPPTIDAAAFDAKLAVARRDSLVDFALWGGIVPDNLERLDELAARGVIGFKAFMSNSGIDDFPCVDDLTLYEGMQRAARLGLPVAVHAENDTITARLARRAIAAGRTDTRAYLDSRPAIAEVEAIGRALLLAEASGCAVHIVHVSTGRGVALVAEARAHGVDASCETCPHYLAFTDEDMERLGAVLKCAPPLRTPSEQEALWAALHSGAIPIVASDHSPAPPELKRGADFFGIWGGISGCQFTLQVLLSEGYARRGLPLSRIAAVTAEAVARRFRLPGKGRLAVGADADLALVDLRAEVVPHAQDLFFRHRYSPYIGRTMRGRVVRTLVRGTTVFREGAIVAAPLGRLLRPTTA; translated from the coding sequence ATGAGTCGCTACGATCTGATCGTGCGCGGTGCGACGCTGGTGAGCGGCACCGCCGAGTACCGCGCCGACCTCGCCATCGCCGACGGCCTGATCGCCGCGCTGGAACCGGAGCTGACGGGCTCGGCAGCCGAAGAGATCGATGCCCGTGGACTGCATCTCTTTCCCGGTCTGATCGACGCGCACGTGCACTTCAACGCGCCGGGCCGCGCCGACTGGGAGGGCTTTGCCACGGGCACACGCGCGCTGGCCGCCGGCGGCGTCACCAGCTACTGCGACATGCCGCTCAACGCGCATCCGCCAACGATCGATGCCGCGGCTTTCGACGCCAAGCTGGCCGTCGCCCGGCGTGATTCGCTGGTCGATTTTGCGCTGTGGGGCGGGATCGTGCCGGACAACCTCGAGCGGCTGGACGAGCTGGCGGCGCGCGGCGTGATCGGCTTCAAGGCCTTCATGTCCAACAGCGGCATCGACGACTTCCCCTGTGTCGATGATCTGACGCTCTACGAAGGCATGCAACGCGCAGCGCGTCTTGGTCTGCCCGTGGCGGTTCACGCCGAAAACGACACCATCACCGCGCGCCTGGCGCGACGGGCGATCGCAGCTGGCCGGACCGATACGCGCGCCTACCTGGACTCGCGGCCGGCGATTGCCGAGGTGGAAGCGATCGGGCGCGCGCTGCTGCTGGCCGAGGCGTCCGGCTGCGCCGTGCACATCGTGCATGTCAGCACCGGCCGGGGCGTGGCGCTGGTGGCCGAAGCGCGCGCGCATGGCGTGGACGCGAGCTGCGAAACCTGTCCGCACTACCTAGCCTTCACCGACGAGGACATGGAACGGCTCGGCGCGGTGCTCAAGTGCGCGCCGCCGCTGCGCACGCCCTCCGAGCAGGAGGCCCTGTGGGCGGCGCTGCACAGCGGCGCGATCCCGATCGTGGCCTCGGACCATTCGCCGGCGCCGCCGGAGCTGAAACGGGGCGCCGACTTTTTCGGCATCTGGGGGGGCATCAGCGGCTGCCAGTTCACGCTGCAGGTCTTGCTGAGCGAGGGATACGCGCGACGTGGCCTGCCGCTCTCGCGCATCGCTGCCGTGACCGCCGAGGCCGTGGCGCGACGCTTCCGCCTCCCCGGCAAGGGACGCCTGGCGGTCGGCGCTGACGCCGATCTGGCGCTGGTCGATCTACGCGCCGAGGTTGTTCCACACGCGCAGGATCTGTTCTTTCGCCACCGTTACAGCCCGTACATCGGTAGAACGATGCGAGGACGCGTCGTACGCACGCTGGTGCGGGGCACCACCGTCTTTCGCGAGGGCGCGATCGTAGCCGCGCCGCTGGGCCGTCTGTTGCGGCCCACGACCGCCTGA